TGCAGCAGTGGGGGCTCGACAATCACGATCTTGTGACGGCTTCCATTGAGCAGCTGACTCATAAGCAGGTGCAACGTGCCCGTCAAGGCCGCCAATTGACCCTCAAGATGATGCAGAAGGTGACACGCGCCCTGAACGTGGCTATTTGGTCTCGTCTTTCTGCGGCTCAGAAGGAGGAGTTCATGGAATACATGCATAAGCATCTCTTCAACTATGCCAAAGGCTATGATCCGGTCTGGCAGGATCCGAACGATGAACTGAAGGGCTGAGTCCACTCTTTTCCATGGGGTGTCGCACGCGTTGCGGCAACCCCGAATGTTCCCGGTATTTCAGGAACGCAGGCTTTTCTTAACCTGTTGCCAGCAGGCTTCCATAGTGTCGAGGTCCGCCTCTCCGAGAGGCGTTCCCTGTTCGTTGAGTACATCCTCCATGAGGTTGAAGCGGGTCTCGAATTTACGATTGGTGGATGTCAGGGCGATTTCCGGATCGACACCGCGCTTGCGGCACAGGTTGACGACTGAGAAGAGAAGGTCTCCCAGTTCTTCCTGAACGCGGGGGTCATCGTCGGGATAGGCGAGGGTTTCTTCGCTTTCGGCCAGCTCCTCCCGGATTTTAGCGATGACACCGTCGGTGTCCGGCCAGTCGAATCCGGCTTTGGCGGCTTTCTTTTGCAGCTTTTTCGCCTTCAGAAGGGAGGGAAGTCCCTTGCCGACGCTGTCGAGGAAGTGTGCTTTCTCCGCCTTGCGCTCCTGGCGCTTGATCTGGTCCCACTGCGTTAACACTCCATCCGTGTCGCGGACCTGGCTGGCGGCAAAAACGTGGGGATGGCGTCTGACGAGCTTGTCATTCAATTCACAGGCGATGTCATCCAGATCGTACAATCCGTCCTCCCGGGCGATTTGTGCGTGGAAAACCACCTGGAGAAGGACGTCTCCCAATTCTTCCCTTAGGTGATTCCAGTCACCTTGCTGGATGGCATCGACGACTTCGTAAGATTCTTCAATCATCTCACCGATGATGGATTCGTGGGTCTGTTCCGCATCCCAGGGGCATCCTCCGGGCTCGCGTAAACGTTTCATGATGGAGCGCAGGCGTTCAAGTTGCCTGGCGGGTTCCTTGCAGGAAATCATTTCATCATCTGTCATGGCGGAATGTATCCTGCCGTGAACCGTTGCCGTTGCCCAGCAAAAATTCCTCTTTACCAAACGGCATTTGCTACGCAAAGTGTCTGCATGGAAGCCCACACATGGAAAGATAGGACGGAAGACGGCGTATTTGTTTACCGTGCCTGCCACCACGCCGGGAAATGGACGCTGGAATGTTCTCCGAAAGTCGGTCGCTCCCTGCGCGACGACGTCGAGTGGGTTCCCGTAGAAATGACCCGGGAACATTGGGAGACCCTGCGTGATATTCTATGGCGAAAATACCAGCGCAAACGTTGTCCCTGGGAATTTATCGAGAAGATCGACAAACTTCTCGAAGACATGCCCGGCACGCACGATAGCACCGGGATTGCTGCCGTGGAAGACGACGAATATTAGCTTTTCGGCAGTCTGGAATGATGCCTCAGGGCGTATTCATGCAATGGGCGGACGGGATTTGGCAGGATGTCTGCGGTTGGTTTTTTCCTTCGGTTTGTGCCATATGCGGCGACGGTCCTCTGCATCGGACGTGTCTGTGTTCTTCCTGCCGAGCTTCCCTGTCTATGGTCGAGGCTCCGATTTGTCCTCGTTGCGGGGAGCCTCTTGCCGGGGCCGTGGGAGAGGTCGGCAACTGTCCGTATTGCGGAGGCGGCAAAGTCCACTACGATTTTGCCAGATCCGCTTGCCTGAACAAGGATCACCTCAGGAGCCTCCTTCACGACTTCAAATACGCCGGGAAAATTCATTTTGCCGGAACCTTGGCAGGATTGATTGACGATCTATGGCACACATGCGACGACCGTCTGGCAGGGGAAGACTGGCTTTTGGTGCCTGTGCCCCTTCACCGCAGGAAATTGAAAAAACGCGGTTATAACCAGGCGGAAGAATTGGCCTTGATCTTGTCCCGCCTTCGTAAACTGCCGGTTTTGGATGCCCTGATGCGAGGGAAAGATAACGTCAGTCAGGCGAGCCTCGGCAGGAAGGAGCGCCTCCGTCACGTTCAGGAGCTCTATCACATGCGCCCGTCCGTCCTGCGCAAGGAACTCGTCAAAGACCGCGCTGTCCTCTTGATCGACGATATCATGACGACCGGGAGTACCGTGGACGTGTGTTCCCGCGTATTGAAAAAAGAAGGCCGTGCCCGTTGCGTCGGCGTCTTGACTGTTGCCCGGACGGTTAACACATGACTTTGCATTGACGCACCGGACTCTGAAGGTCATGATGAATAGATGAACAGGGAACCTCTTAACCTGACGACGCGGAATGAAGTCATGTTTTACGATACCGACTGTGGAGGGGTCGTTCACAATCTCGCCTACCTGCGCATGATCGAAGAATGCCGGACCAAGCTGGGGAGCCTTCTTGGTATGAATTACCGTGACTTGGGGGAGGAACAAACTTTTACCGTCGTTGTCCGGCATGAGATTGATTACATCCGTCCCGGAGTCATGGGAGATACCATTGAGACCAAAGGCTGGGTTAGTGCTATGGAAAAAGCGTCCTTCTGGTGCGATTTCGAGATGAGACGAACCTCCGATGGGGCTCTGCTTGTCAAAGCTCACCAGAAACTTGCCCTTGTCCGTATGCCTGCCGGACGACCGACTCGCATCCCTGCGGAATGGCGGGAAAAGTGCGGACTGATAGACGAATGACCGGATTTTTTTTGGTTTGGAACAATTAATGCTTGCCAAATAGCCCATTCCGGTATTTATTTTCTCCCGCTTCTGGCACCAGTGCTTGGGTAGCTCAGTTGGTAGAGCAGTAGACTTTTAATCTATTGGTCCCGGGTTCGAGTCCCGGTCCAAGTACCATTTATAAAGCCCCGTCAGTCTAATGGCTGACGGGGCTTTTCCATTGTTGAGAACAAGTCGTGGTCAAGCCCGGAATAGAGGGAATGCCGATTCCGAGGCAAGCCAAATCCTAGTCTGCGTTTTTACAATCGCTTTTGATCTTTTCCCAGGATTGGATGAGGTCGATGTAGAACTGCCTCATATTGTCTTTCCACGGAGTGGTAGTGACCTCGAACATGAAGGGCCCCTGGTAGCCGTCCTCCTGAAGTTGCCGGATGAGGGGAACCCATTGAATGACTCCTTTGCCGGGGATCCAGTGGCGTTCGTTGATCCGGTCATAGTCGGAGATGTGGAGGGTGGCAATGCGCTTCCCCACGACTTTTGCGTAATGTTCCTGGTTTTCTTTCAAGAGGTGGTTGACGTCGAAGCAGTTATCGATAAAAGGATTGTCTTGGAACAGTTTCGTTGCTTCTGCGGAGTCATTGATCAGGCAGGTGCGAGGGAGGCACTCGATGGCGAGGCGTACCTGATAGTCCTTTTCAACCTGGGGAGCCAGGGTTTGCAGGGTCTTCTTCAATTGGCGGAGTTTGGCTTCCCGCTTATCGGCGGGAATAGGTTCAAAACT
This is a stretch of genomic DNA from Akkermansia sp. N21116. It encodes these proteins:
- the mazG gene encoding nucleoside triphosphate pyrophosphohydrolase; protein product: MTDDEMISCKEPARQLERLRSIMKRLREPGGCPWDAEQTHESIIGEMIEESYEVVDAIQQGDWNHLREELGDVLLQVVFHAQIAREDGLYDLDDIACELNDKLVRRHPHVFAASQVRDTDGVLTQWDQIKRQERKAEKAHFLDSVGKGLPSLLKAKKLQKKAAKAGFDWPDTDGVIAKIREELAESEETLAYPDDDPRVQEELGDLLFSVVNLCRKRGVDPEIALTSTNRKFETRFNLMEDVLNEQGTPLGEADLDTMEACWQQVKKSLRS
- a CDS encoding ComF family protein, producing the protein MQWADGIWQDVCGWFFPSVCAICGDGPLHRTCLCSSCRASLSMVEAPICPRCGEPLAGAVGEVGNCPYCGGGKVHYDFARSACLNKDHLRSLLHDFKYAGKIHFAGTLAGLIDDLWHTCDDRLAGEDWLLVPVPLHRRKLKKRGYNQAEELALILSRLRKLPVLDALMRGKDNVSQASLGRKERLRHVQELYHMRPSVLRKELVKDRAVLLIDDIMTTGSTVDVCSRVLKKEGRARCVGVLTVARTVNT
- a CDS encoding thioesterase family protein, which encodes MNREPLNLTTRNEVMFYDTDCGGVVHNLAYLRMIEECRTKLGSLLGMNYRDLGEEQTFTVVVRHEIDYIRPGVMGDTIETKGWVSAMEKASFWCDFEMRRTSDGALLVKAHQKLALVRMPAGRPTRIPAEWREKCGLIDE
- a CDS encoding sugar phosphate isomerase/epimerase family protein, whose translation is MKVLCSLITALAAILCCQAETDRVPSWEPGVSIPLNNQDLEENIAWAGEAGFKWLELDMTPCDIDDQATVRKQIDTYAKAAKQAGLKIWSIHIPFGPDFDPSETDQAKLEKCVSNIISSLELARRIGPYHKAILHPSFEPIPADKREAKLRQLKKTLQTLAPQVEKDYQVRLAIECLPRTCLINDSAEATKLFQDNPFIDNCFDVNHLLKENQEHYAKVVGKRIATLHISDYDRINERHWIPGKGVIQWVPLIRQLQEDGYQGPFMFEVTTTPWKDNMRQFYIDLIQSWEKIKSDCKNAD